A DNA window from Fervidobacterium sp. contains the following coding sequences:
- a CDS encoding OadG family transporter subunit codes for MEGVNELTVTVVGVLTVFVVFVILYAIFKIMEMVGISQNKRMKLPKQIEENTPKVIGFHNVETTQKDTINTEHEEIAAVFSAIYSILGEDVIIKSVTPVKKIASKKGKREWEEWRMYGWRGGNRW; via the coding sequence ATGGAAGGAGTAAACGAATTAACAGTAACAGTAGTTGGTGTTCTAACTGTTTTCGTTGTATTCGTAATACTTTATGCTATTTTTAAAATCATGGAAATGGTTGGAATCAGTCAAAACAAGAGGATGAAATTACCAAAGCAGATAGAGGAAAATACGCCAAAGGTAATTGGTTTTCACAATGTAGAAACTACTCAAAAAGACACAATAAACACAGAGCATGAAGAAATAGCTGCGGTATTCTCTGCAATATATTCGATTTTAGGGGAGGATGTAATTATAAAATCAGTGACTCCTGTGAAAAAAATAGCCAGTAAGAAAGGAAAAAGAGAATGGGAAGAATGGAGAATGTATGGCTGGAGAGGTGGAAATAGATGGTGA
- a CDS encoding biotin/lipoyl-binding protein produces the protein MVKKFLVRVNGKEYVVEVEEVSSAQSSIHTQKLQETKQPIEMTQPVTQNMQQENQTKQLAEEKSVVQSSSPTSESMKIHAPMSGVILKVLVNSGQKVEYGQKVVILEAMKMENDIVADRPGIVKRVLVKEGDTVDTGQVLVELE, from the coding sequence ATGGTGAAGAAATTTCTTGTTAGAGTAAACGGTAAAGAATACGTTGTTGAGGTTGAAGAAGTTTCAAGTGCCCAATCATCAATTCATACTCAAAAGCTCCAAGAAACTAAGCAACCAATCGAAATGACGCAACCAGTTACACAAAATATGCAACAAGAAAACCAAACAAAACAGTTAGCTGAAGAAAAATCTGTAGTTCAGTCATCAAGTCCAACGTCAGAAAGTATGAAAATCCATGCCCCAATGTCTGGAGTCATTTTAAAAGTGCTTGTAAACAGTGGACAGAAAGTAGAGTATGGTCAGAAAGTTGTTATACTCGAAGCGATGAAGATGGAAAACGATATAGTGGCAGATAGACCAGGAATCGTGAAGAGAGTACTTGTTAAAGAGGGCGATACAGTCGACACAGGTCAAGTGTTAGTTGAATTAGAATAA
- a CDS encoding cobalamin B12-binding domain-containing protein yields the protein MERKIRVLIAKPGLDGHDRGAKVVARGLRDAGMEVIYTGLRQTPEEIVKAAIQEDVDIIGLSILSGAHMSVCKKILELMDKYDFHVPVFVGGIIPADDSEELLKMGIKAVFGPGTPISEVVQKIKEVLEQGVEMQ from the coding sequence ATGGAACGAAAAATACGCGTACTTATAGCGAAACCTGGCCTTGATGGGCATGACAGAGGCGCAAAGGTTGTGGCAAGAGGGTTAAGAGATGCTGGTATGGAGGTTATATACACCGGGTTACGACAAACGCCGGAAGAAATTGTCAAGGCGGCTATACAAGAAGATGTTGATATCATCGGACTTTCTATTTTGTCTGGTGCGCATATGAGCGTCTGTAAAAAGATTCTTGAGTTAATGGATAAGTACGATTTTCACGTACCTGTATTTGTTGGTGGAATTATCCCAGCTGACGATTCTGAAGAATTGTTGAAAATGGGAATTAAGGCTGTCTTTGGACCTGGTACTCCTATTTCTGAAGTTGTTCAGAAAATAAAGGAAGTACTTGAGCAAGGTGTAGAAATGCAATGA
- a CDS encoding cyclic nucleotide-binding domain-containing protein: MKIEGVIFKEGEIPKKLFKVVSGTVRETRNKTYHDLKAGDYIALLEYFTGLPLEEDIVAIDESEIVDVSWEEEYTDIIKKTVELRRIMYQTSIDVENIVLEDFEFENVDLDEYLDQIEALLTLSAGELPDDKNEAMKMIQQLEDDKLITKVNLVRRFLEKFPQETVGARLLIETAAKVYIILNDKFLAKALLKKVLLYFPRELEYCYEALKALEGIYKDEGNILWRRFNKTSKVIEVMMRGNS, from the coding sequence ATGAAGATAGAAGGTGTGATATTTAAAGAAGGTGAAATTCCAAAAAAGTTATTTAAAGTAGTTTCGGGAACCGTAAGAGAAACAAGAAATAAGACTTATCACGACTTGAAAGCAGGAGATTATATTGCTCTTTTGGAGTATTTTACTGGACTTCCTCTCGAGGAAGATATCGTCGCTATTGATGAGTCTGAGATAGTTGACGTTAGTTGGGAAGAGGAATACACTGATATAATAAAGAAGACTGTTGAATTAAGAAGAATCATGTATCAGACGTCGATAGACGTGGAGAATATAGTCTTGGAAGACTTTGAATTTGAAAACGTTGATTTAGACGAATACTTGGATCAAATTGAAGCTCTGCTCACCTTATCGGCTGGCGAATTGCCCGATGACAAGAACGAGGCTATGAAAATGATTCAGCAACTTGAGGATGATAAATTAATTACAAAGGTGAACTTGGTTAGAAGATTTCTCGAAAAATTTCCACAAGAAACTGTGGGTGCAAGATTACTAATTGAAACCGCAGCAAAGGTATACATTATACTAAATGACAAGTTTTTGGCAAAAGCGTTACTCAAAAAGGTACTTCTTTACTTTCCACGAGAACTTGAATATTGTTATGAGGCGCTGAAAGCATTGGAGGGAATTTACAAAGATGAGGGAAATATCTTGTGGAGAAGGTTTAATAAAACATCCAAAGTTATTGAGGTGATGATGCGTGGAAACAGTTGA
- the meaB gene encoding methylmalonyl Co-A mutase-associated GTPase MeaB has product MNTKDKLLELSNQVILGNQIALAKAITIIENEPELIFKIEEKYRNKLKDSRSHIVGFTGSPGAGKSTLTDAYVSRLRQVGKKVGIIAVDPSSPFTGGALLGDRIRMKRHFTDDNVFIRSMGSRGNVGGLNDSIFGVTLLYKLYGFDYIIIETVGAGQSEIDIVFVADTVILVLSPGSGDEIQLMKAGIMEIADVFVINKSDMEGADLLKLNLETTLSFSDTKKPIVMCIATSGKGIEELYNEIEKHRNYLAESGEIYKREERRRKKHAETILNRRVQKILSDGIPEGKSVSEIVEYILSKFCEAKNRY; this is encoded by the coding sequence ATGAATACAAAAGATAAACTGTTAGAACTATCAAATCAAGTGATTCTTGGAAACCAGATTGCTCTTGCAAAAGCGATTACAATAATCGAGAATGAACCAGAACTGATATTTAAAATTGAAGAGAAGTATCGGAATAAGCTAAAAGATAGTAGATCTCACATTGTTGGATTTACGGGAAGTCCTGGCGCTGGAAAGAGTACATTGACAGATGCGTATGTTTCTCGCCTTAGACAAGTTGGAAAAAAAGTTGGAATAATAGCTGTGGATCCTTCCAGTCCATTCACTGGTGGTGCTCTGTTAGGAGATAGAATCAGGATGAAGAGGCATTTCACCGATGACAATGTTTTCATAAGAAGCATGGGAAGTAGGGGAAATGTAGGTGGTTTGAACGATTCCATATTCGGTGTTACTTTGCTTTATAAGTTGTACGGATTTGATTATATAATAATTGAAACTGTTGGAGCAGGACAAAGTGAGATAGATATTGTTTTTGTGGCAGATACAGTTATCCTGGTGCTATCACCCGGTAGCGGTGACGAGATACAACTTATGAAAGCTGGCATTATGGAAATCGCAGATGTGTTCGTTATAAACAAATCAGATATGGAAGGTGCCGATTTGTTGAAGTTAAACTTGGAAACTACACTTTCTTTTTCAGATACTAAGAAACCAATAGTCATGTGTATCGCCACTTCTGGAAAGGGAATAGAAGAATTGTACAATGAAATTGAGAAACACAGAAACTACCTTGCCGAATCTGGAGAGATTTACAAGAGAGAGGAAAGAAGAAGAAAGAAACACGCCGAAACTATTTTGAACAGACGAGTGCAAAAGATTCTGTCAGATGGAATTCCAGAAGGAAAAAGTGTTTCAGAAATAGTTGAGTACATATTAAGCAAGTTTTGCGAAGCTAAGAATCGATACTAA
- a CDS encoding XRE family transcriptional regulator, whose translation MKLGSKIKRLRIARGYTQEELADRCDLSRSFISQLESDKVSPSVETLERVLRVLGTDLKHFFSDEPKKIVFKKIERVPIYELPKGVKIDILMDGVEDKEIDAKIVELEPGAQTEQEDYHDGDEFGFVIEGSVEIYIDGKKYRANEGDCFYYSADCIHYLRNPGKEKAKILWIQTI comes from the coding sequence GTGAAGCTTGGCAGTAAGATAAAAAGATTGAGAATCGCACGCGGGTATACTCAGGAAGAACTTGCAGATAGATGTGATTTGTCGAGAAGTTTTATATCACAACTTGAAAGTGATAAAGTTTCACCATCCGTAGAAACCTTAGAGCGTGTATTAAGGGTACTCGGAACAGATTTAAAACATTTTTTCTCGGACGAGCCTAAGAAAATTGTCTTCAAAAAAATAGAGCGCGTACCAATTTACGAATTACCTAAAGGCGTCAAAATTGACATACTTATGGACGGAGTAGAAGATAAGGAAATCGATGCAAAGATCGTTGAGCTTGAACCTGGAGCACAAACAGAACAAGAGGATTATCACGATGGTGATGAGTTTGGATTTGTAATAGAAGGATCTGTGGAGATTTATATAGATGGCAAGAAATATAGAGCCAATGAAGGAGATTGCTTCTATTATTCCGCCGATTGTATACACTACCTTAGAAACCCTGGAAAAGAAAAAGCAAAGATATTGTGGATACAAACTATATGA
- a CDS encoding preprotein translocase subunit SecA: MFKTLGKIFDKNEIELRKAKKIVERINELEKEVVKMSFEDMRNYILKNKGEIKDDSELDEHLQKVFAFVREAARRTVGMRHFDVQLIGGIVLHKGKIAEMKTGEGKTLVATAPVVLNSLMNKNIHMVTVNDYLAKRDALWMGPIYLSLGLRVGVINTTGKAFEVVWKNPDLAQKGLKENYCVWPDNFTGEFLPDEAKVKKAVEAFEVDLIEVSKKEAYKCDVTYGTNSEFGFDYLRDNLVVSIDDKVQTGHFYAIVDEVDSILIDEARTPLIISGPSKNNASVYKQFYQIAKRLEKDKHFKLDEEHRTVLLTDDGIEYLEKLLGVENLYDPVNVNSIYHITNSLKAIHLFKKDVDYIVHNGQVLIVDEFTGRVLPGRRYSGGLHQAIEAKEGVPIKEESITYATITYQNYFRMYEKIAGMTGTAKTEEQEFKTIYDMDVVVIPTHKPMIRVDKDDLIYRSVEEKYKAIVEEIKKRYEKGQPVLVGTTSIEKSEKLSEMLKKEKIPHQVLNAKYHEKEAQIVAQAGQKGMVTIATNMAGRGTDIKLGPGVKELGGLLIIGTERHESRRIDNQLRGRAGRQGDPGESIFFLSVEDDLMRIFGGDKIQKVMDMVKIEPGQPIYHPLLTKLIEQIQKKVEGINFSVRKYLLELDSVLDTQRRAIYGYRDYILEHDVDNFMNEAIEKFVESRLDEFCTGPEWNWEGLKDSFAVIREFVEVDKKTDDREKLKEDLVSQIKKAYLKKKEEFGLDEFEHVARFIVLRVIDENWRQYLEEVEHVKESVRLRSYGQRDPVLEFKKETYNMFNDMMLRTYELSVSYLLNLRRIDNRAEEESKKELARVNTIHDEFKLIAEDKPAEKKRPKLKIKRN; encoded by the coding sequence ATGTTCAAAACCTTAGGAAAGATTTTTGATAAAAATGAGATAGAGCTTAGAAAGGCAAAGAAGATTGTTGAGAGAATAAATGAACTTGAAAAAGAAGTAGTCAAAATGAGCTTTGAGGATATGAGAAATTACATACTTAAAAATAAGGGAGAAATAAAAGATGATAGTGAGCTTGATGAGCATCTGCAAAAAGTTTTTGCTTTTGTAAGAGAAGCAGCAAGACGAACCGTTGGAATGCGGCATTTTGATGTTCAGCTTATAGGTGGCATCGTGCTTCACAAAGGCAAGATTGCTGAGATGAAAACAGGAGAAGGTAAAACACTTGTGGCAACGGCTCCTGTTGTTTTAAATTCCCTAATGAACAAAAATATACACATGGTAACTGTTAACGATTACCTTGCAAAACGTGATGCTTTGTGGATGGGACCAATATATCTATCCTTAGGACTCAGGGTAGGCGTAATTAATACAACTGGTAAAGCATTCGAAGTTGTTTGGAAAAACCCAGATCTTGCCCAAAAGGGTTTAAAAGAAAACTACTGTGTATGGCCGGATAATTTTACTGGAGAATTTTTACCCGATGAAGCAAAAGTAAAAAAAGCTGTTGAGGCGTTTGAAGTTGATTTAATCGAAGTTAGTAAAAAAGAAGCTTACAAATGTGACGTAACATATGGAACCAATTCAGAGTTTGGATTTGACTATCTTAGAGATAATCTTGTGGTATCAATTGATGATAAAGTTCAAACAGGTCATTTTTATGCTATAGTGGACGAAGTTGATAGTATTTTAATTGATGAAGCACGAACACCACTGATAATAAGCGGACCATCGAAAAATAACGCGAGTGTTTACAAACAATTTTATCAAATAGCAAAACGTCTTGAAAAAGATAAACATTTCAAATTGGATGAAGAACACAGAACAGTTTTATTAACAGATGATGGAATAGAGTATCTTGAAAAATTACTTGGTGTTGAAAACTTGTATGACCCGGTGAATGTTAACAGTATTTATCACATAACAAATTCTTTAAAAGCGATTCATTTGTTTAAAAAAGACGTAGATTATATAGTTCACAACGGTCAAGTGCTGATCGTTGATGAATTCACAGGTCGTGTACTGCCAGGTAGAAGATACAGTGGAGGGCTTCATCAAGCGATAGAAGCAAAAGAAGGCGTACCAATAAAAGAAGAAAGCATCACGTACGCTACAATAACTTATCAAAATTACTTTAGAATGTACGAGAAGATAGCTGGTATGACAGGAACGGCAAAAACCGAAGAACAAGAATTCAAAACGATTTACGATATGGATGTTGTTGTGATACCTACTCATAAACCTATGATAAGAGTAGACAAAGACGATTTAATATATCGTTCTGTTGAAGAGAAATACAAAGCGATAGTTGAAGAGATAAAAAAACGTTATGAAAAAGGTCAACCCGTTCTTGTTGGTACAACATCGATTGAAAAGAGTGAAAAACTAAGTGAAATGTTAAAAAAGGAAAAAATTCCTCACCAAGTTTTGAATGCAAAATATCATGAAAAAGAGGCACAGATAGTTGCTCAAGCAGGTCAAAAAGGAATGGTCACAATAGCAACAAACATGGCAGGTAGAGGTACTGATATTAAACTTGGTCCTGGTGTTAAAGAACTTGGAGGATTGTTGATCATAGGTACCGAAAGACACGAAAGCAGACGTATTGACAATCAATTACGCGGTAGAGCTGGAAGGCAAGGTGATCCTGGAGAATCAATATTTTTCTTATCTGTTGAAGACGATTTAATGAGAATTTTTGGTGGAGATAAAATCCAAAAAGTAATGGATATGGTGAAGATTGAGCCAGGACAACCCATATACCATCCTTTGTTAACCAAGTTGATTGAGCAGATTCAAAAAAAGGTCGAAGGGATAAACTTTTCCGTTCGTAAGTACCTTCTTGAATTGGATAGTGTGCTTGATACCCAAAGACGTGCTATATATGGTTATAGAGACTACATACTTGAACATGATGTAGACAACTTTATGAATGAAGCAATTGAGAAATTTGTCGAATCTAGGCTTGATGAGTTTTGTACAGGTCCCGAATGGAACTGGGAAGGATTAAAGGATTCTTTTGCTGTTATAAGAGAGTTTGTTGAAGTGGACAAAAAAACGGATGACAGGGAGAAATTAAAAGAAGATTTGGTAAGTCAGATTAAAAAAGCTTACTTAAAAAAGAAAGAAGAATTTGGACTTGATGAATTTGAACATGTGGCAAGATTCATAGTATTAAGAGTAATAGATGAAAATTGGAGGCAATATCTTGAAGAAGTTGAACATGTTAAAGAATCAGTAAGACTTAGAAGTTACGGACAAAGAGATCCAGTTTTAGAATTCAAAAAAGAAACGTACAATATGTTTAACGACATGATGCTCAGAACATATGAACTTTCAGTATCTTACTTACTCAATCTTAGAAGAATTGATAATAGAGCTGAAGAAGAGTCCAAGAAAGAGCTTGCGCGTGTTAATACAATACACGATGAGTTTAAACTTATAGCAGAGGATAAACCTGCAGAAAAGAAACGCCCTAAGTTGAAAATAAAAAGAAATTAA
- the speE gene encoding polyamine aminopropyltransferase, with the protein MEWYSKDPGGLFMRVNKYIYSAQSQYQRIDIFETPFYGRVFALDGITMTTEIDEFMYHEMLVHVPMFMHPNPRKVLVIGGGDGGSIREVLKHSCVEKAVMCEIDELVVKAAMEYLPYTASKLTDPRVELVYEDGAKFVRQFKNEFDVIIIDSTDPTAGEGGHLFTLEFYKACYEALKEDGILCAQTEGMTYDYEWGSTAYKRIKSNFPLTKMYLGFMPTYPGGIWSYTYASKSKIHPVKDFNPEKVKSFKEPLRYYNEEIHVAAFALPNFVKKYIGEE; encoded by the coding sequence ATGGAATGGTATTCAAAAGATCCTGGTGGTCTTTTTATGCGAGTTAACAAGTACATTTATTCCGCTCAAAGTCAATATCAAAGAATAGATATATTTGAAACACCATTTTATGGGAGAGTCTTTGCACTTGATGGCATAACAATGACAACAGAGATAGATGAATTCATGTACCATGAGATGCTTGTGCACGTACCGATGTTCATGCATCCAAACCCAAGAAAAGTGTTAGTCATAGGCGGCGGAGATGGTGGAAGTATAAGAGAAGTTTTGAAACATTCTTGTGTTGAAAAAGCTGTTATGTGCGAAATAGATGAGTTAGTAGTTAAGGCTGCAATGGAGTATCTTCCATACACCGCTTCGAAATTAACAGATCCAAGGGTTGAACTTGTATATGAAGATGGTGCAAAATTCGTTAGACAATTTAAAAATGAATTTGACGTTATAATAATCGATTCCACAGATCCGACTGCCGGTGAAGGTGGGCATTTGTTTACACTTGAGTTTTATAAAGCATGTTACGAGGCTCTAAAAGAAGACGGAATACTTTGTGCACAAACTGAAGGTATGACCTACGATTATGAGTGGGGTTCAACTGCTTATAAAAGAATTAAATCAAACTTTCCTCTAACTAAGATGTATCTTGGGTTTATGCCAACTTACCCAGGTGGTATTTGGTCTTACACATACGCATCAAAATCTAAAATACATCCAGTGAAAGATTTCAACCCTGAAAAAGTAAAAAGTTTCAAGGAACCTTTAAGGTACTATAATGAGGAGATACATGTAGCTGCTTTCGCACTTCCAAATTTTGTTAAAAAGTACATAGGTGAAGAATAA
- the mce gene encoding methylmalonyl-CoA epimerase produces MLTKRIDHIGIAVREASEKLRLYKNFLGLEVSEVEELPERGLRVYFIKVGDTRIELLEPMNDNSEVSGFLEKKGEGIHHIAFNVEGIDEAVKLAKENGLQPLSEEPKKGASGTRVLFLHPKTTGGVLVELVEGEH; encoded by the coding sequence ATGTTGACCAAAAGAATAGATCACATAGGTATTGCCGTAAGAGAGGCAAGCGAAAAGTTAAGGCTTTACAAAAATTTCCTTGGGCTTGAAGTTTCAGAAGTTGAAGAGCTTCCAGAACGTGGACTTAGGGTGTACTTTATAAAAGTTGGAGATACAAGGATAGAATTACTCGAACCTATGAATGATAATTCGGAAGTTTCTGGATTCTTAGAAAAAAAAGGTGAGGGTATCCACCACATAGCGTTTAACGTAGAGGGCATAGATGAAGCGGTTAAACTTGCCAAGGAAAATGGACTCCAGCCGCTCTCCGAAGAACCAAAAAAAGGAGCTTCAGGCACGAGGGTTTTATTTTTGCATCCGAAAACAACAGGCGGAGTTCTTGTCGAACTTGTAGAAGGTGAACATTGA
- a CDS encoding methylmalonyl-CoA carboxyltransferase, translating into MDELIQKLKELEKEIEIGGGQEKIEKQHAEGKLTARERLELLFDPGTFEEIDKFVKHRNTTFGLDKMKLPADGVVTGIGKVNGRPVAAFSQDFTVMGGSLGEMHAKKIAKIMDLAMKLGIPLVGINDSGGARIQEGVDSLYGYGEIFYRNTLASGVIPQITVISGPCAGGAVYSPAITDFVLMVDKTAQMFITGPNVIKAVTGEDISKEDLGGAYVHNSKSGNAHFLALDDRQAIEMVKTLLSYIPQNNMEEPPAKDEFAKPDSSDIHTIVPIDSKKGFDVRDVIKRIVDDGVFFEVHEHFAKSIVIGFARINGHSVGVVANQPNYLAGVLDIDSSDKAARFIRFLDAFNIPILTFVDTPGYLPGVKQEHGGIIRHGAKLLYAYSEATVPKITIILRKAYGGAYIAMGSKHLGADFVAAWPTAEIAVMGPDGAANIIFKKDIDSSENPEETRKQKIEEYRQMFANPYFAASRGYIDAVIDPRETREWIEKALEYGSTKVEPRPKKKHGNIPL; encoded by the coding sequence ATGGATGAGCTAATACAAAAATTGAAAGAGTTGGAAAAAGAAATCGAAATTGGTGGTGGTCAAGAAAAAATAGAAAAGCAACATGCAGAGGGTAAATTGACAGCGAGGGAACGGCTCGAATTACTTTTCGATCCAGGTACATTTGAAGAAATTGACAAATTTGTAAAACACAGAAACACAACGTTCGGTCTTGATAAAATGAAATTACCAGCTGACGGGGTTGTCACAGGAATTGGTAAGGTTAATGGAAGACCTGTTGCTGCATTTTCACAAGATTTTACGGTTATGGGTGGTTCACTTGGTGAAATGCATGCAAAGAAAATAGCAAAAATAATGGATTTAGCAATGAAGCTTGGTATACCTCTTGTTGGTATCAATGATTCAGGTGGTGCAAGAATTCAGGAAGGTGTAGACTCACTTTATGGGTATGGTGAAATATTTTATAGGAATACGCTGGCATCAGGAGTAATTCCCCAAATAACAGTTATCTCTGGCCCTTGTGCAGGTGGAGCTGTTTATTCTCCGGCTATTACTGATTTTGTTTTGATGGTTGATAAAACAGCTCAAATGTTTATAACAGGTCCAAATGTTATAAAGGCTGTCACAGGAGAAGACATATCTAAGGAAGACCTTGGTGGTGCATATGTCCACAATTCAAAGAGTGGTAATGCACATTTTCTTGCGTTGGATGATAGACAGGCAATTGAAATGGTTAAAACTCTTCTTTCTTATATTCCTCAAAACAATATGGAAGAGCCCCCAGCAAAAGATGAATTTGCAAAGCCAGATTCATCAGACATTCATACGATAGTACCAATTGATTCAAAGAAAGGCTTTGATGTTAGAGATGTTATAAAAAGGATAGTCGATGATGGCGTGTTTTTTGAAGTTCACGAACACTTTGCTAAAAGTATTGTGATTGGGTTTGCGAGAATAAACGGTCATTCTGTTGGTGTAGTTGCTAATCAACCTAATTATTTAGCAGGTGTTCTTGATATAGATTCTTCTGATAAAGCAGCAAGGTTTATTAGATTCCTTGACGCATTCAATATTCCAATATTAACTTTTGTGGACACTCCAGGCTATTTACCTGGTGTAAAACAAGAACATGGTGGAATAATAAGGCACGGGGCGAAGCTACTTTATGCTTACAGTGAAGCAACAGTACCAAAGATAACAATAATTTTGAGAAAAGCATATGGAGGAGCGTACATTGCAATGGGAAGCAAACATCTTGGAGCAGATTTTGTTGCAGCATGGCCCACAGCAGAAATAGCTGTCATGGGTCCAGATGGTGCAGCAAATATTATATTCAAAAAGGATATAGACAGTTCTGAGAATCCAGAAGAAACACGAAAGCAAAAAATAGAAGAATACAGACAAATGTTTGCTAATCCGTACTTTGCCGCTTCAAGAGGATACATAGACGCTGTTATTGATCCAAGAGAAACAAGAGAATGGATAGAAAAAGCACTTGAATATGGTTCGACAAAAGTAGAACCAAGACCAAAGAAAAAACATGGGAATATACCGTTGTAA
- a CDS encoding DUF2520 domain-containing protein, giving the protein MLVNIVGLGKVSLSIARQLEGKVKFGYFVSRDFEKAKLVSKELNAIPATYNDDFKLNGVVLFGLNDSTLPEAERLLYSKIENIIAIHFSGFHPSTVFPNDWNPASMHPNCAVASDSTLFKDVLFGLEGTEKGIATAQNLVQLLEANYVIIPSEKKVLYHLAAVISSNFPVGLAYISYLLYREIGVDDENSRKIISRLLRTVSENIEKMDITMALTGPIKRKDWTIVEKERDVFLDFSKRTQLYSETLYDEFVKLLASIAEK; this is encoded by the coding sequence GTGCTTGTGAATATTGTTGGACTTGGAAAAGTTTCACTTTCAATAGCAAGACAACTTGAAGGTAAAGTAAAGTTCGGGTATTTTGTATCACGTGATTTTGAGAAAGCAAAGTTGGTTTCCAAAGAACTAAATGCAATACCTGCTACTTACAACGACGATTTTAAGTTGAACGGCGTAGTGCTGTTTGGGTTAAATGATTCAACTTTGCCAGAAGCAGAAAGGTTACTCTATTCAAAAATAGAGAATATAATTGCTATTCATTTCAGTGGATTCCACCCCTCGACAGTGTTTCCAAATGATTGGAACCCAGCTTCTATGCATCCTAATTGTGCGGTTGCAAGTGATTCTACCCTATTTAAGGACGTATTATTTGGTTTAGAAGGTACAGAAAAAGGTATTGCTACCGCTCAAAATCTTGTACAACTCTTAGAAGCAAATTATGTTATTATCCCCTCTGAGAAAAAGGTCCTGTATCACCTTGCTGCGGTGATTTCAAGTAATTTTCCCGTAGGTTTAGCATATATCTCATACCTTCTGTATAGGGAGATCGGAGTTGATGATGAAAATTCAAGAAAAATAATTTCAAGGCTTTTAAGGACGGTAAGTGAAAATATAGAAAAAATGGACATAACTATGGCATTAACAGGACCAATCAAAAGAAAAGACTGGACTATTGTGGAGAAAGAAAGGGATGTATTTCTTGATTTTTCCAAAAGAACACAGCTTTATTCAGAAACATTGTACGACGAGTTTGTAAAATTGCTAGCTTCAATTGCAGAGAAATAA
- a CDS encoding cyclic nucleotide-binding domain-containing protein, with the protein METVDFSPGDVIIKNGEKGDYVYIIKSGNVKSKVGSYECTLSEREPDVFGLEALINEIYTETCTAVNQVKVIRCAVNEFLEIYAKTDLGKKALESFIKRTAKALGWI; encoded by the coding sequence GTGGAAACAGTTGATTTTTCACCTGGAGACGTTATTATCAAAAATGGTGAGAAAGGTGATTACGTTTATATAATTAAATCAGGAAATGTGAAATCAAAAGTTGGCTCATACGAATGCACTCTTTCAGAGAGAGAACCCGATGTTTTTGGACTTGAAGCGTTAATCAACGAAATTTACACTGAAACATGCACAGCTGTAAACCAAGTAAAAGTAATTAGGTGCGCAGTGAATGAATTCTTAGAAATATACGCAAAAACAGATCTTGGGAAGAAAGCACTTGAAAGTTTCATCAAAAGAACAGCAAAGGCACTTGGTTGGATTTGA